The Arvicola amphibius chromosome 4, mArvAmp1.2, whole genome shotgun sequence genome includes the window CAAGCGATGCCTCTGTTCGCCTGGCCAGAAGGACCTAAAAAGATGCGGGTGAGGCTGTATTGAAGGCGTGGGTCAGGAGGGCTGTAGGTGCTGGACACAGTCTGGGGAGTAGTGCCTGCTGTAGTTCAGAGAGACAACAGGTGGGACCGTGAACCGACAGTGGGCCATCTCACTGGAAGGAGGCGCTAAGGACGGCGGCTTGAAAGGACAGTTCTGTGAAACGCACTAGAGATAGAAGAGTTTGGAGCTTTGCGGGCGCAGAGGCTGGGAGTGGATGCGCTCAGAGCTCTCGGCGGCCTCCGCCTTACCCGGGTCAGGGTGCTCCAGAATACAGTGCTCAATGTAAGCTGGGTGGCTATGCAGGCTCTTGCATTTCTTGCAGAAAAGGATCTCGCAGCGCGCACAGCCCCCGCGGCGCGGTGGCCGCCGCCGCGTCTCCAACACGCACGGTTCTTCCGGGGCACCACGCTTCCTACGGGCCGAGGACGTGAGTGCTCAGTGGCCCTGCGGCCCTCCTCCCTAAAGCTCGGCCCCGGGTGCCTGCATCTCACCTCTCCGCGGGGGTCGCAAGGCCACCCAGAAGCGCAAACGGGCTGAGCCAGCCCCAGAAGCTGCTGTCCGAGCGTCGCAGcagcgccacctgctggctgCTCGGCTCCTGGCGCAGAGGGCTGTAGGACACCGAGCGGGCCTCGCGCTCCCCCGAGTCGCCATCCTCCTCGACCTCCGCCGTGCTCTCGGGGTCCGTCCTCTCCACCTCCGACGACGACGACgaagacgacgacgacgacgacgtctcgtcctccagctcctcctccctgGCCTCGggctcctccacctccttcctccacAAAGGGGTCTTCACGCCTGTAGGCGGGGAGGGAGTCAGTGCAGCCGGCTGTCCTGGCTGCTTGCTGCAGGAGCCTGAATCCAGCTTACGTGGGGGAGATGCCGCTGGACAGATGCTGCCTGCCAAAGGGCTTCGGAGTCCCAGATTCCCGGACTGCTGCCGAGTTCTCGCCCTCCTGAGCTTCCTTGCTGAGGATTCCAAGCAAGTCACCTCGCTTCCATCATGTTCCCTTTTCCGTCTCTGAAGTGGGAAAAGTAGCCCCTACCTCAAGAGTGGTTGTGAGGCTGACTCTAGATAATATCTGGGTAAAGCACACAGTTTCCTGCTTGCCGTTGTGCAAGGAATCAGCGAACACGTATTACCAACACGGAAGGAGGAGGGTTACCCAACGTTAATAAACATCAGTTGTCATTTCAATAGGTGGTCGTTTATGGTCGTTTAAACAATTATCAtaatctattattattaatattaacattattattgaGATacggtctcactacgtagctctaTCTGACAAGGAAACTcaccatataaaccaggctgacctggaactcacaaatacctgcctgcctctgccgccagATTTTGACTTTCCCTGGGGGTCGAAGCCCAGTGTCACTGGAGACCCACTGGGTAGGCATAACTAACTCAACCAGAAACCGGTCTCAAGCTTGGCCGATTGCAAGTGGATTTCAGCCACATGACCCCCTTTCTAATTGACAGACAGACATCATAACTGCAAGTAATTCAGGACCTGAAGCAAGTTCCTCAGCTGAAACTAAGCAGGTCTTCTCCGGGAGATATCCATTAGCACACAGGCAGCCCCAAGACAGCTAGATTTACATCGCAAAGAAGAGAGCAGCACTTGGGGTTTGCCCTGGAAAGGTGAAAGGACAATTTCTATAGACCACTGTCCATCTTTTCCCCCAAGTTAGGAATGGAATAGAATGATAACAATGGGcaagaaggggtgtgtgtgtgtgtgtgtgtgtgtgtgtgtgtgtgttgggcactGTGTtggttaatctttttttttttttttcgagacagggttttcctgtagtttctagaccctgtcctggagctagctcttgtagaccaggctggcctcgaactcagagatccgcctgcctctgcctcccgagtgctgggattaaaggcgtgcgccaccaccgcccggcctggttaatcttttttatatttatttattcatgtatttatttatttatttattatgtatacaatattctgtctgtgtatatgcctacaggccagaagagggcaccagacccattacagatggttgtgagacaccatgtggttgctgggaattgaactcaggacctttggaagaacaggcaatgctcttaaccgctgagccatctctccagccctgtgttggTTAATCTTAACTGTTAAACTGAAACGATCAAAAACCACCTAAGAGAGTTTGTGTGAAGGAGTTTCTAGGCTGGTTTAACTgctgtgggaagacccaccctgaatacAAGCTGGCAGCCAAGATGCTGCAACGACGCTTCCACTTACATCAAAgccagagaagagaaggggaagcgAGGTCTGAACAGGAACAAGTGAAGATAAGAGAATAAGAATATTTAGGAAGGACAAAGCAGAGGGCTTGTAGCAAAACAACATGAATGAGGAACTGAGAAAAGGTTCA containing:
- the C4H17orf50 gene encoding uncharacterized protein C17orf50 homolog, which produces MDKHGVKTPLWRKEVEEPEAREEELEDETSSSSSSSSSSSEVERTDPESTAEVEEDGDSGEREARSVSYSPLRQEPSSQQVALLRRSDSSFWGWLSPFALLGGLATPAERKRGAPEEPCVLETRRRPPRRGGCARCEILFCKKCKSLHSHPAYIEHCILEHPDPGKAEAAESSERIHSQPLRPQSSKLFYL